In Gammaproteobacteria bacterium, the genomic stretch AGACGACGTACCAGCCAGGCGTTCGACCTGGTTGCGACGCTGGATGTCGGCCAGCGTGCGACGATGACTGGCGCGAGTCAGCAGCCACAGCAGCAGCAAGGCAAACAGCGTGATGCCGAATGCGGACCACACGTATTGTG encodes the following:
- the ccmD gene encoding heme exporter protein CcmD, with amino-acid sequence MERGWMDFLAMSGYAQYVWSAFGITLFALLLLWLLTRASHRRTLADIQRRNQVERLAGTSSPNGRNEA